In Bacillus sp. NP247, one DNA window encodes the following:
- a CDS encoding ABC transporter permease, with the protein MWTYIKRDKRFWISIGFLLILVLLSIGNTIWNDGQIRKVTLQYDAAGNPEVPPFSPSLQFLLGTDRNGYDLLHLVIEGAKWTIGISFLIALLRMVMGVFFGVLLGTYIKRGFAKIEAFFDSFTVIPTVMIAYFFLQSVNRFGSGEETTTFFERASFQVVLLVLLAMPVIALYVAKEVRKLQTEEFIDAARILGGSRRHIVIKHLFPHLYMTFILVFLQQFTQTLTILLHLGLLEVFFGGTVQFLGPVEEIDSYTHEWSGLIGVYFRSLTVHPWIPLVPITFFGLTIFSGNMIVKSIEEAMMKVRLGGEIKKTVVEEEQSAAQSKEELFTFKHTM; encoded by the coding sequence ATGTGGACGTATATAAAACGTGATAAAAGGTTTTGGATAAGCATTGGATTTCTTCTCATATTAGTTCTTTTGAGCATCGGAAATACGATATGGAATGATGGACAGATTAGAAAAGTTACACTGCAATACGATGCGGCTGGAAACCCAGAAGTACCACCGTTTTCACCTTCATTACAATTTTTACTCGGGACAGACCGGAATGGATATGACCTTTTACATTTAGTAATTGAGGGAGCAAAGTGGACGATTGGAATATCGTTTTTAATCGCATTACTTAGAATGGTAATGGGTGTATTTTTCGGTGTTTTGCTCGGAACATACATAAAAAGAGGCTTTGCAAAGATTGAGGCTTTCTTTGATAGTTTCACAGTTATTCCTACAGTTATGATTGCGTATTTCTTTCTTCAATCTGTGAATAGATTTGGAAGTGGAGAGGAAACAACAACTTTTTTTGAAAGGGCTTCGTTCCAAGTTGTATTACTTGTACTGCTTGCGATGCCAGTTATTGCACTGTATGTTGCGAAGGAAGTTCGTAAATTACAAACGGAAGAATTTATTGATGCCGCGCGCATATTAGGTGGATCAAGAAGACATATTGTTATAAAGCATCTTTTTCCGCATCTCTATATGACGTTTATACTCGTATTTCTTCAGCAGTTTACGCAGACTCTTACTATTTTACTGCACTTAGGGTTACTAGAAGTATTCTTTGGTGGAACTGTTCAGTTTTTAGGACCGGTAGAAGAAATAGACTCTTACACGCATGAATGGTCAGGTTTAATTGGAGTCTATTTTAGATCTTTAACAGTGCATCCATGGATTCCTCTCGTCCCAATTACATTTTTCGGGCTTACTATTTTTTCAGGAAATATGATTGTAAAAAGTATAGAAGAGGCGATGATGAAAGTAAGGTTAGGGGGAGAGATAAAGAAGACAGTTGTAGAAGAAGAACAATCTGCTGCGCAGTCAAAAGAAGAGTTATTTACTTTTAAACATACGATGTGA
- a CDS encoding ABC transporter permease subunit, which produces MVKKVFLNGMEMTIQFIISILGIICLGALPKLFYGFELHVSKYIKSLKEVFLNLMDLSNLQYVRDKFLFPQLFVHYKETIVIFLAAFFISLFVAFCIVYMIMSSSPRIQHRIKSFLIFLESIPDILLILVSQILVIWFFKQTGFLPFQIASIGGESIRGLPIFCLSIPTTIMFVKMLVLRFENELEKDYVLFAKAKGLDRFHILNRHILRNVLLSTLFFAKTNVFFMLSNLYIIEWIFNTGGIFMFLKSYEGIRVEVFIVSVLLIYIPIFILFKLFHYLVPAAMKERL; this is translated from the coding sequence ATGGTCAAAAAAGTATTTTTGAATGGGATGGAAATGACGATTCAATTTATTATTTCGATTTTGGGGATTATTTGTTTAGGGGCACTGCCGAAATTATTTTATGGATTTGAGCTGCATGTATCAAAGTACATAAAGAGTTTAAAAGAAGTATTTTTGAACTTAATGGATCTCTCCAATTTGCAATATGTGAGAGATAAATTTTTATTCCCACAGTTGTTTGTCCATTATAAAGAAACGATTGTTATTTTTTTGGCCGCTTTTTTCATTTCATTATTTGTAGCATTTTGTATCGTTTATATGATTATGAGTAGTTCACCGCGTATACAACATCGAATTAAATCATTTCTTATCTTCCTAGAATCCATTCCAGATATTCTTCTTATTTTAGTATCGCAAATTTTAGTTATATGGTTTTTTAAACAAACAGGTTTTTTACCTTTTCAAATTGCGTCAATTGGAGGCGAGTCGATTAGAGGATTGCCAATATTTTGTTTGAGTATACCGACTACGATTATGTTTGTAAAAATGTTAGTGCTTCGTTTTGAAAATGAGCTAGAAAAAGATTATGTACTATTTGCTAAAGCGAAAGGGCTCGATCGCTTTCATATTTTAAATCGTCATATTTTACGAAATGTGTTGCTTAGTACACTTTTCTTTGCGAAAACGAATGTTTTTTTTATGTTATCTAATTTATATATTATAGAATGGATTTTTAATACGGGTGGTATTTTTATGTTTTTGAAATCGTATGAGGGTATTAGGGTTGAGGTTTTCATCGTTAGTGTGCTGCTTATTTATATTCCAATTTTTATTTTATTTAAACTGTTTCATTATCTCGTTCCAGCTGCGATGAAGGAGAGATTATAA
- a CDS encoding TIGR02206 family membrane protein: protein MEAYFSAYPLKSFIPYSRQHAIILFIMLVGIVFLYQYQDVLRQSEWNITVRYAIAFLFVGSEIGLHIWEWKAGIFELGISLPFELCTISLLLASIMIVTKSYRIYEIVFFTGIIGASQAILTPNVQYAFPHFRFIEFFIAHILLIWAPLFMTWVEGYRPTLQSIKRTMIFLNILIPIVSFVNFKTGGNYMFLAHKPETASLLDMLGPHPYYIISLEIAALIGCFILYMPFAKREKHVHTELLGS from the coding sequence ATGGAAGCTTATTTTAGTGCGTATCCATTAAAATCATTTATTCCATACTCAAGACAACATGCCATTATATTATTTATTATGTTGGTGGGGATAGTTTTTCTGTATCAATACCAAGATGTATTACGTCAAAGTGAGTGGAATATAACGGTTCGATATGCGATTGCATTTCTATTTGTAGGAAGTGAGATTGGACTTCATATATGGGAATGGAAAGCGGGTATTTTTGAGCTAGGCATTTCATTACCATTTGAGTTATGTACGATAAGTTTATTGTTAGCGTCGATTATGATTGTAACGAAAAGTTATCGAATATATGAGATTGTATTTTTCACAGGAATTATTGGTGCATCACAAGCCATTTTAACGCCAAACGTGCAATATGCTTTTCCGCATTTTCGTTTCATTGAGTTTTTTATCGCACATATATTGCTCATTTGGGCACCGCTCTTTATGACTTGGGTGGAAGGATATCGTCCAACATTACAATCTATTAAGCGTACGATGATATTTTTAAACATCTTAATTCCTATCGTTTCGTTTGTGAATTTTAAAACAGGTGGAAATTATATGTTTTTAGCTCATAAGCCAGAAACTGCTTCATTACTTGATATGTTAGGTCCGCATCCTTACTATATTATTTCATTGGAAATTGCGGCTTTGATTGGATGTTTTATTTTGTATATGCCGTTTGCGAAAAGAGAAAAGCATGTGCATACGGAATTGCTGGGATCATAA